AAGTAGCCAGATTCAAATTCCTTGTACAGCATTCCACCTTCAACTCCAACCTTTAGCTGCACCAGTTCAGACAAACTGGCGTTTTTTTGGCTCATCAACAGGTTCAACAGCTCAAACTAGCTCAGTTCCTCAGGACACACAGAGTGCATGGCCAGCcatgatatactgtaaaaaaaccCATTGGAAGCTTCAGCTTTAATCTGAGTCAGCTTTAAGCTTCATTTTTTGGCCTGGCTGTCTGGCttctcctctgcagcagcatTTGATGAGGATTGCCTGGCAGTTGCAGGTCGGACGTTGTCGGGGTCAGATGTGGCTTTGGGGTTGTCAGATAGGGCCCTGGCAGTCTCCGGACGTGTTTTGGACTCTTTCTTCGGTGGTGGAGGGGCAGCGGGCTCCCAGAGAAAAAACTCATGCAGAAGTGTGTTGACAGGCTCAGGACATTCCATCATGACCATGTGACTGCCGTCCTCCAGGACCTTTAGGAAGGCCATGAGGAGGATCTGAaaggaaagcaaaaaaaaaaaaagaagaagtttggAGTCATCAACAAATCACTGCCACTTTAGATTTGGTTCAAAGTAGTTGTCTGTTGCCAGACCTCTGAATCACTGCCCACATCAAAGAACAGGGAAATCAGTCTGATTTTCAGGGTACCATAGGACTAATGTAGTGgaaggaaattacattttaaagtccccctcaattcagaaatatgttttgcttATGGTTACTTCACTTTGATGTTTAACCATTGCTGTGTAGAATGATGTACGCTCtgtttcattcatcattcatctaCTAAAAGTGGAACATTTCTCTGAGCTCAACTTAAATCTGAGCTAAAGGCATCTACTTACAAGCATGATACGTGACATCGCATCAATTTTGGAGTCAATTGTGGTTCATTGGGCAAATGTGCAACTTACACATGTTTAATAACGGAAACCTGAAGTCTCCAGTgcacactgagaatggactttaaagTTAAGTTGGAGATTACTTTTTTAATGAGGGTGAGAATaggtgtcattttaaggatttttaagtAAGTAACTGAACTTCTTTGTGGATAAATCCATATTAGACATTAACTGTAAGATTCAATATTAACTAAGCCAGGTTGCAACACAGCAGCGTCACAGGAGACAACTTTCAGAGAAtcacagaatatttttttatgtctttatatgTCTATAACTCTAATttacacacactaaaaaaagacaattcagTGAAGTAAGAAAGCCATAGTGAAGCATCCCACAGTCAGTTGTTTGTTGTAATCAACATTTccatattcatagattttgggttttttgacGAGGGAAAAGGAATAGatatgtaatgtgtaatatgtactgtggctcaggaggtagaacggtcgtccaccaattggaagatttgcagttcgattcccagctcctccagtccacatgtcgatgtgtccttgggcaagacacttaaccccgaattgtatgaatgtgtatgaattgttagttttgcaggttggcaccctgcgtggtagcgcctgccatcagtgtctgaatgggtgaatgtaacATGTAATGTTAAAGCGCTTTGattggtcaaaagactagaaaagtgctatataagtacagtccatttaccatttgaaTAGAACTTAATTTTTAAGCAGGttgttttttgtggaaaaaacatatcagacacaaattattattccaagtatttttatgtcttaaaacatgtctggaggagaCCTTTAAGCTGGCTTGTCACATCGGTTTGGGTGGAGCACCAATAATTGTAGTAGGATGCAGTCAAACGTATGTTGTTTTGTAGAGGGGAATACTTTGGGagtctttttcccccttttagtCTGTTTGCATTACAATATGACAAATCTTTAGTTCCCCACTTTGGATCCTTTACCTCTGCCATTCTCTGGTCCTCTTCAATGGGGACAAACTTGTCATGCATGCCATGAACCAGCAGGATGGGCACAGTGAGCTCAGCATGGTAGACCTCGTCCCCCTCAGGCCAGTACTGCCCACTCATCATAGCACGCAGCACAAAAGACGACACGTTGAAGGCATTGTTCTCTTTCAGCAGCTGCTTTTCCTTTGCACCCTGCCGAGCAAAACCAGCCCTGTAGAGTACAGAGAAGAGGAGGCGTGGAAAAACTTCAAAATCAAGTTTCTGAAGGCATGAAACTGATTTAAAGGTAAGTTTGCTGTTAAATTTGCccatggtcttttttttttacagaccaAGTGAACCACAAAGTCAGGGTTTGTCAGTGTCACACTGCTGTCTATCTTACTTGAGAAAGCTCCAGGCTAGCAGCGGGGAGAGGCAGTGAAGTACACAGGTGGGCAGATTGAAGATGGAGCAGAGGCTGGGCTCCAGAGCTGTGGGACCACCTCCGTTGATCATCACCATCTTGTGGATCTGTTCTGGATACTCGTGGGACAGGAACGTACAGAACGACACACTAGGCAAGCAGAACAGAATCACggttatttatttcctgttacTCTTATTTTAACTAGACCATATTGATATAGAAAGTCTGTTGGgagttgaacatttttaaagtatttggGGAACTTGGGAGGAAATCAGAGTAgtgtattaaaataataacaaatagcTGCAACAGTAAAAATGCCTGTTATAAGTAACAAATTAAGGCTGCAAGgcatgattattttttattttgttaatctTCTGATTTCATCTGACGTATCTTTCAGtctttataatgttttaaagtagtgaaaatgcccatcacaattttctcagAGCCCAAGGTAACATCTGCAATATGGCAACAACTAATGATCAGTAATCAGTATCTTCCAAAACCCAAGGTGActtcctcaaatgtcttcttttgtcctgaccaaAACTGACAGTTTACTATCAGAGAatctaaataaaccagaaaatatttacatttcagataCTTGAGATGAATACTTGATCATTAAAAtagttgattaattttctgtcaatgaactaattgactaattgttgctgCTCTGCACAtagcttttttttgtcaaaacacCTTAAGATGTTGAATTTAAAAGTCTGAACTTGACTGAACTTAGACAAGTGATTGTTTCATTACAATTGCATGAATGTTTCCTTAATTGATAGTTAATGTAATTACACAATATGTAAATGAGAAACCCTGGCATGTTCACATTGTCTGTCTAATCTTCTCAGTCTACTTCTTAATATCATGGGAAACCAAACCACAGGCATGCACAGGTGAAAAAATAAGTGTTTGGCCTTGTATAATCTAAAATTTCTCTCTCAGGAAAAGCCTGTAACTGAAGATTTTAGAAAGTTGATTGATTTTTCATTTGATCCCCTGAACCCTCCTGGATGCTCTCCTTCAGttcaaaagtgtgtttgtgaaatgtgAAGGATATGATCTTAAATTTACCCATAAGAATGTCCTATGAGAATATTCCTCTTGCGTGCGTATCTCTTGAAGATAAGTCTTATATCCTCAGCTAGGGCATAGAAAGTGTACGCTGCAGCTATCTGTGGTGCTGAGCTGGCACCGTGACCTGCCAGGTCCGGAGCAATCACCTCATAGCCCAGACGAGAAAAGAAGTCCAACTGGCTTCCCCAGATATCCAGCGAGCCCCCCACTCCATGGATGAAGAACAGGGCCACATCTGCATGACTCCCTTTACAGGATGATATCCTCCTCTCACAGTCAATTATCACAGTGCGCTTGGGCTTCCGCCTGCGCTTCCTGAGTTGCTGTGACTGGTCCAGCTGTCCGGCAGCAGGtgcctctcctcctgctcctgtttCAGATGCCCCATCTTTTCCAGCTGTGATAGAGTTAGATCTGGAATTAGGGATACTGACGGGCGGCGTGGAGTTGCCACAATCTGTCAGTTCGACCTCCAGAGTGCTGTTGGGTTCTGTCTCTCCATTCTGGCAGTTTTTCAGCTCTGGACTCGCCCTGTCACCCAAGTTCTCGATGTATAGCTGTCCATTACGATATACTGTGATCCTCCGCTTGCAACTGACACTTCCAGCCTGCCCTGTGGGTTCCTCCACCACCGGCCGGTCAGGGATGATATGTCGAACCCGTAATACCCGGCCTGGTTTCACCTCTACAAACTCATAGCCATCAGCGGGTTCTGAGGTTTCTAAAGGAACCACGACGTTGACTGACTTTGATGTTAGGCAGCAGAGAAGGCCCTCCATAAAGCTGGTCAGCATGGCTGCCAGTCTGTAGGGAATAtattcaaacagaaaaacacacatttatcagcacacaaatacaaacatgaatgaaaaggtcaaagaaAACCTTCCCTGCACTCacacattatattatagtaatgtAAGTCAAAGGCACAGGAGTTACTCTACACACCATCTAACTTATGTTAAGTCTATTGTCTATTATCTTTTGTGTCTGCTAGGTCACCATGTCTCTATGTCAATCCTTGTTTGACATGTTATTTCACAATAAAGTTCAAAAAAGGCACAAGTTATGTAATGAACCCTATTCACTAGCAATTACTCTATTTAACTATACAGACTATTACGATTGGTAAAAGTTGTTAGTTTGTAGTTGTAACAATCCAGTTGAACATGTCTCTTTCTGTTCATTATTAACTTTTTAtcaagttttaattttcttttgatcTACTAATTAATTGTTACAGCTCTTAAAAATATCAAACTTTGTATAATACTTGTAATGTAACAAATGCAACTTAAAGCAAAATTATATAGAAACAATTATATATTATGATTCTTTATAGTATATGTTTCTAatgtatcacattttttaatattagaaagaaaatagagagatagagagatagaaagatagaaagaaagtgttaaaataaatatcagcAAAGAATCATTTAAGttcaaagtgtaaaatatttcaTCTGGATCTCTACTTCAGGTGcatatactaaaaaaaaaagaagaagaaagaaagaaagaaatacattaGTCAATATATTGTTATCAGAATTGTTATCTGCCCCGATTTCAATCTATCAGTTTTCCACCTTGTTAAGAAACGCGTTAAATGTACCGTTCTGAGAAGTAAACATGTTCTTGTGCCTTTACGATCTGGCGTCTAATTACTATAACTTTAAACCCTTGCCACTTTGTGTCAGACGTAACTGAGCAGCGTCTTCCTTCAGCGTAGCCTTTGGGAGTATTTATAGCCGGGGACACTAATAGCTCGGTG
The Scomber scombrus chromosome 8, fScoSco1.1, whole genome shotgun sequence DNA segment above includes these coding regions:
- the abhd8b gene encoding protein ABHD8; the protein is MLTSFMEGLLCCLTSKSVNVVVPLETSEPADGYEFVEVKPGRVLRVRHIIPDRPVVEEPTGQAGSVSCKRRITVYRNGQLYIENLGDRASPELKNCQNGETEPNSTLEVELTDCGNSTPPVSIPNSRSNSITAGKDGASETGAGGEAPAAGQLDQSQQLRKRRRKPKRTVIIDCERRISSCKGSHADVALFFIHGVGGSLDIWGSQLDFFSRLGYEVIAPDLAGHGASSAPQIAAAYTFYALAEDIRLIFKRYARKRNILIGHSYGVSFCTFLSHEYPEQIHKMVMINGGGPTALEPSLCSIFNLPTCVLHCLSPLLAWSFLKAGFARQGAKEKQLLKENNAFNVSSFVLRAMMSGQYWPEGDEVYHAELTVPILLVHGMHDKFVPIEEDQRMAEILLMAFLKVLEDGSHMVMMECPEPVNTLLHEFFLWEPAAPPPPKKESKTRPETARALSDNPKATSDPDNVRPATARQSSSNAAAEEKPDSQAKK